acaactatcatatgatctccctgatatgaggacatggagaagcaacatgggggggtgggggataggagaagagtaaatgaaacaagatgggattgggagggagacaaaccataaatgactcttaatctcacaaaacaaactgggggttgctggggggaggtgggattgggagagggggagcgggctatggacattggggaggggaggcgaaccataagagactatgtactctgaaaaacaacctgagggttttgaagggtcaggggtgggaggttgggggaacaggtggtgggtaatggggagggcacgttttgcatggagcactgggtgttatgcaaaaagaatgaatactgttacactgaaaaaataaataaaatgaaaaaaaaaaaatttgcatgtgAACCATGAGGGTCTCCAGCAGGCtcggttggtggccatggggactctaggtctcagggtcctgagtctgagccccacgttgggcgtgGCGCCGACTTACAAAtaggaataatgaaataaatgtaaacaCTGAAGTTACAGGTGCTACAATAAAACACAGGCAGCCTGCTTTATACCCGAGTCTGTACGTAAGATTCAAAAAGCCAGACAGCGAAAGAGAGAATACCGGTAAATTCCACTACACCCAAGTTTTTCCATCCATGTGGCCAACAAAAGCATTGTTCCCACCTCCTGAAGTGTGAGTCCTGCACAGCCAGGTCCTCCCGACGAGGACAGTGTGGACGGGGGACAGAGAGGGGATGTGCCACGGAGAAGGCGACGCCCCAGCCCCATGATCGAGGGCGGCGTGCGACAGAGGAGTCACGCGGCTGACACGTTCCCGGATACGGTGGGCTGGGAAGGGGTTCACCTCTGTGGTCTCCCGCCCCCAAGCCGATAACCCAATCTCATCATGAGAAACCATCAGACCCGTCCCAGCACCGGGGCGTCCTTCCTGCCCAGCCCAAGCTCTAAGCGGTCAAGGTTATTAACGACCAGGACAGCCTGAGAATCTGGCACAGCCCAGGGGAGCTAAGGGGACACAGCAACTTAACGCAGCGTGGGGTCGCGGGTGGGGTCCTGGGACGGACAATAGGTGAAAACGAAGGAAACCCGAAGCCGAGAAGCCAGCCCCGTAAGGTGGTGCTCCGCCAATGTTCCCTAAATCAACACACGCGGGAGGCTGTGTTAAcgtttctctgtttccttccctcagAAAATCGCCTTCATGGTAGCTCTGGGCCTGGTCACAACGGAGCACTTGGAAGGTAAGGCTCTGCGCGGCGCCTGCCTGCGGTGCTGGCCGGTGGGAAGGCAGCACCCGCCAGTGACCCGCCTCCTGGGAGGTCTGTCCCACGTGCGAGGGTCGTCAGCGCAAAGACCACGAGAGCCGTCCTGCTCCCCCCGGTTCCATGGCTGTCTGCACAGAGCCTGCCTTCTGGTTTTGGCAAAGAGACTGTGTGGGTCCCGTGCTCCCCCGTTGCACGCAGCCCAGGGAGGTGGTTGCTGGAGCCCGACCGCCTGGCCCTGCCGCTTGCTAGCCACTCGGGCTTGGGCCCTCCCGGTCACGTCCGAAGGTCTGCGTTTGAGTCCCACTCATGCTGCTTCGAGCCATGGGCAAGCTTCCTCCACTCTGAACCTCTGTCTCCTCTTCCCGCAACTCGAGGAAGGCTGCACCTTGAAACATTGCAGTGTCGTCGTGAGGTCGAGATGAAAAAGCTTTCCTGATACCTCCTGACTGTGGTTATGCTTTTTATAAGTAGCTCTCCTTGTAAAAATTCTCCCCCTGCCTATGAGAccctaagtatttatttatttggagccTGGCCTGGGGTGCCTTACAAGAAACACATGAACGATACTGCAaagatttaaaagagaaaactgagtccAAAAGACAAGTTAGAAAAGCATGTCAAAACAGCTGTATTCAGAGAAACCGATCCCAGGTTCCACGTGGGAGgcaaagcagaaggaaggaaagcgGGGGACCATGTGTGTGGGGTGGTCATGGTCACCGCGTGAAACACATCACACCAGGGGCCCCCTCGGAAGGATTCGTGTGGGAGGCTTCACGTGGGCAGAGCCCACCTGAGCGGCAGGTGGACCTGGTTCCTGGggctgccctgagcctccctgtGCAGTTGGGCAGGCGCTAGCCTGGCCAGCAGACATCCCCCGGGAGATGCCCCCGGGCTGGATGATGGCACATGGGGGTTGTGCCTCACGACGACACTGCAGTGTTTCAAGGTGCAGCCTTCCTCGTGTTGCGGGAAGAGGAGACGGAGGTTCAGAGTGGAGAGCGCACCTGCCCATCTGTCTGCCCCAGAGTGAGTGATTCGGAGGCCACTCTGGGGCGGGGACGCCGGGCAGACAGAGgctgcagagcaggggaggggaccGGGAAGCCCGGGGTTTGCAGAGGAAGAAGAGTTCGGGGTTCCCAGGACAGGAAGGATCCAGTAACCGCTGTGTCTGTGCCTTTCCAGAAATCCAGAACAAACGCCAAGAGCGGAAGAGAAGAAGCACAGCGAACCCCGCCTACAGTGGCCTCCTGGAGACAGAGGTGAGGCCCTGCACTCCCTCACCTGCCCCTCCGGGGACTGGCGTTCCGGGCATGACAATGAATGATGTCCCTCCCCTCCTGAGCTCAGAATCTGTTGAGAAACAGACGCAGATCAGAACGGCAGGTCCTCACTCGGGCTGCACTGGGGAGCGTGGCTTGGGTGCAGGTTATGAGGTTTCCTGGTTCTTCCCCCCGACGATCAGGTGTGGAGCCCTGTCAAGGCCCCAGGAAGCAGCCCCAGAATCATCCCCTAGCAGGGAAGCCGTTTCCTTGGGGCCCGTGGTCCGGCTGTCGCGGCAGCTCTCTGAAGCCGAGCGAGGTCCCCAGAGGCCAGCGCCCGGCACGTTCCAGACTCGGGCTGTCCCTGCTGGGGGACAGGTCCAGGAGGGCCTGTGGGAGGGTCGAGGTGCTGCTGTTCTCACAGGGTGCTGGTCAGTCCAGGCTGCTGTCCTGGGTCCCCGTCAATGACCTGGAActcggtggggagggggcaggggtcccGGCCAGAGCGACGGTCGCCGGAGTCAGGGgagccccgccgccccgccctcTGCTCCTGTCCCCCCGGCTCTCGCACGGAGAACGCGCCCGAGTGTCCGTCTTCATGCCCCTCGCTTCCCCGCTCTTTTCCTGAGCGTGCTCTGTCCCCGAGATGGTGTCCCAAGCACTGGGCCCCTTCTGAAAGATTGTCGCTGAGCTGTTTCTTGACCGGCACGCGAGGAAGCCGTGTGCCATCTGTATGACGAGGGCCCTGTCCCCTTTGCCGCGCTCACCGATGAAGCCATCCACCGCTCTGCCGGCCCGGCCATATGTAGTGTCCCAAGTCCGTGGGGGCCGGCGGGAGACCACCTGATGAGCAAGTCAGGAGTCAGCTTGGCGCTGTGACCCTTGAACCCAGGGCCCACCGTAGCTCCGGGAGCGGCCCTCCACGGGCCTCACCCTTGGCTGTGAGCACAGCGCGGCCACATCGAGCCGAGTGATGTCACTCAGCCGTCCCCCCACAGCAAAGCCTCCCAGACCAGGGTTTGAACGGGCTTCCCCCGTGGCAGAAGCCCCCTTTTGGAATGTGCCAGAAACCTGATTTGGGGTCTCTAGGGCGTCCTTCCTGAGCGAGGTGGTTGTACCCCCAGGGGACAGGGGAGATTCCGTGCCTCCCACGGGGCAGAGCCGGCTCACCCGCCGTTCCCCTGCGCTGCTGCCCCCGTGTCCGTCCTAGTTGTGACCTCCGGAGCCGTGGGCGGGAGCCTGTCCCGGGTGCGTCCTGGGTGGGAGCCGCATCCCCGAGCAGGGCTCCATGTGAgatgcctttgttttgttttccgtCCCCCGCAGAGGAAACGGCTGGCGTCCAACTATCTCAACACCCCCCTGTTCCTCACAGCGAGAGGTAAGTGCCCGTAGGCCACggctccccagggctgccccGGGGCCCGGGGCCAAGGCGGCATGGGTGACCCCCCGCTCCAGGCCTGTGTGGGGACAGAGCTGCTTTCCAGCGGATGGTGCCTTCTAGCTCCCAGGCCCTCCTCGCTGTGGCCTCCTTTGCCCCGACATCTGTGCGGAGGAGGAGGGCGGGCCCGAGCCGGGACGATGGCGTGAGGGCTGGACACGGCAGCCCGTGGTAAACGGTCGGACATTGCTTACACACAGAAGCTCTGCTCCCCTCTGGACAGTGTCCTCTGCGGACAGCTCTGAGCCAGCAACTGAGAAAAACCATGTTTTGTGATCATTAAATGTGAGGTTTGGCCTCACTTACTAGAAGGACAGTGGGctatggacaaaaaaaaaaaaaaccacacgcACAGTTGAAAATGAGTCCCTGTGAGAGGTCCGTGGAAGGTTGGCTTGCCTGCGGGGCAGCCTGGTGCCCGTCCCAGGGTGGGTCCTGGCCACAACCAGGGCAGAGACCCTGACTTCCGCCATGCCCCAGGTGAGAACTGGGTGTCCCAGGGCCCGTGATGCTCCCGTCCCACCCCAGGTGAGGACCGGAGCCTGGGATGCTCCCGTCTTGCCCTGGGTGGGAACCTGCCTCACCGGGCCTCGTGGCCTCCGGTCCTGATTGGTGCCCCTCCAGCGCCCGCTAACGTGTTCTCCGCCCTTCTTCCCTGTGCTAGCCAATGAGGACCCCTGCTGGAAGGTAGGTGTCCCCTCGCCAACAGGTCGGGGTGGGGCGGGTACAGGCGGGGCGCTCCTGGCAGGGGTGAGCCGAGGGGAGGGCCTTCGGGCTCAGTCCTCCCTACCACGAGCTTTGCAACACCGACTGGCTCAGCCCGCAGGCGGCTCGAACATGACCTCTCTCCGCCGACTGCTGAGGACGCAGGGATCCCGGGGGCCAGGAGGCAGCTGCTAACACCAGGGCCGGCCAGGCTCTACCTGGCTCTGCTCGgccctgctgtgtgacctcggggGGAGCAGCTCTCTCGGGTCCGCATCGCCCACCTCACGGGGGTCTAGACCCTGTAATCCTCAGGGTGTCACCCCTCAGGAATCCGTTTCAGTGATCCTTTGAGACCCCGACGCTCCACGCACACTGGTGTCCCTGCTTCCCAGGACACAAGCTGGTTgtgacctcatttttttttttgagattttatttatttatctgagaacgAGCGAGCACCAACAGGGGCAGCGctagaaggagatggagaagcagactcagcactgagcagggagcctgacgcaaggctcgatcccaagaccctagatcatgacctgagctgaagtcagatgctcaaccgactgagccgcccaggcgccctgtgaCCTCATTTTCTAAATAAGTTTTGGATCAAATCCTAAAAGAATTGGTAGCCCCCACATGCCTATAACGGTCAGGCCACCGAGCAGCAGCAGGCGACGGGCGTAAACTCCGGTGAGCCCCGCCTTTTTGCCACCAGAACCGTGTAGTGTCACAGACCGGTGCTGGTGGCCTGTCGTGCTCGTCCACAGACACCTGTGCCCAACAGCGGGGGCACAGGATGGGCCTCGAGCCTGAGCCCCGCCTCCACAGACCCCAGGCCTGGAGGGGCCATGGCTTCGGGGCAGGGGACCCCGCCACTGGTCTGGCATCCACCTCCGGCTCACTGAGCGATCTTGGGCACATGGCTCGCTGGCCCGGGGCTCCTGCACTGACGTGAGTGCTGGCGACGGACCTCTGAGGCCTCGTCTCTGCTGCCGCCTCCATCAAGGGCAGCCTGGGGTTCGGGGTCCTCGTGGTGTGGGTCATCCCCCATGAGAGCCTCTGGTCCTTTGCCACCGTAAAGTCAGAAGGTGCTGCAGACACACGGGCAGAGAACAGACCTCCCATGCGTGGAGTGGGTGGTGGAAAATTGTTCAGACTCTGCAGGTCACGGGAGGCATGGGGTGATGAGAGGCTCCTCTCTCTGTCCACAGTGCAGCAAGCTGGCTGGAAAGATAGTGAGCTCCCTGCCCTGCGGGTGTGTAAGCAGAGGCCAAACAAAGAGGTGGACGGGACGTCTGAAGTTCCTTTAGCCCAGGGAAAGAGGAAGCCGCCCCTTACCAGGCTCCTATGTGGAGTGTGTTCTGTGTGCCCTGTCCTGCTGGGCCTTCCCAGCATCCTGTGGGGCCGGCAGCATTAGCCCCCGTTACAGAGGTGGGCACAGAGGAGTGCAGGAACCCACATGGGACGTTGGGAGATGTCAGGTTAGACCGAGGTGCATCAAGAGGACTGGAGAGCTGTGACCGCAGACCCCCCAAGGCggtgggcaggagggaggctTTGCGAGCGctggcctgccccccccccccactccaggaTATGGGACAGTGGGACGTTAGGGACCCAGGTGGACTGCGTCCTAAGCCCCAGCAGGACCACCCATACCTGGCGTCTGGGTTTCAGCTGGGATGAATTGGGGTGCCAGGGTGCCACACCCCGCCTGACTCTGACTCAGTGGCTGTGTCCCTAGGAAACGTGGCCCAGGTGGTGCCCTGGAGTCCACGTGCACGTTCCTGGGCTCGTCTCCCAGAGCTGCTGAGAAACACTGGGTCCCAAGCAGGTCAGGACGGCGGCTGGCTAGGGgcccccctgctccctcccagccccgccgACCCACCTCCtgtcctcccttctcttccaGAGTGAGATTGCCCATGATGAGCACTGTGCCGCCTGCAAGCGAGGGGCCGACCTGCAGCCTTGCGGCACCTGCCCGGGGGCCTACCACCTCAGCTGCCTGGACCCGCCCCTCAAGACGGCACCCAAGGGTGTGTGGCGGTGCCCCAAGTGCCAGCAGAAGGTACGGGAGACTGTGCTGCTGGGCAGCGggccctcccgccccccaccgaCTCTCCCTGCACCGAAGGACCCTCCCACAGCACAGCATCTGAGGCTGGGGAATCTGGGGGGCTGCCCCGTGCGCTGCAGGGTCTCAGTGCCCCCAGGCTCTGCCCGCTAGATGCCAGGACACCCCCACAGTGGCCATCTCAGACATTGCCAACAGAGGCCCACTGGGGACGACTGAGCAGAGGTGTCCTCTCTGCGGCGATCTGACCCAGTGACTCCACCTCTGAGCTCCAGATTCCCCCTGGGGAGAACCTGAACTAGCATCGCAAACCACAAAAACAGAGCTAACTAACGCGTTCCATCTCCCTGCCACCACACACGGGAAAACCTAGCAGGTTCGAAAAAACAGTAACACTCCCTTCTGATGCTGATGCGGGGAAGTAGACACTCTTTTATCAAGAGCCTCACAAATGTGTGTGGAAAACCTAGCAGGTTCGAAAAAACAGTAACACTCCCTTCTGATGCTGATGCGGGGAAGTAGACACTCTTTTATCAAGAGCCtcacaaatgtatatatatcttttaaacgCAGAATCTAGCTTTGGGGAATGTAGTCCCAGGAAGGAATCCAAATACAGATAAAATTCTGTGCATGAAGACCTTGTCTATAAAGGAAGAGATACAGCTGCCTCGCAGCAGTAGGAGACCGTGAACTTCATTCCAGCAGGTGCGCTCAGTGCCATGTTACACGGTCACTGGAGATGGTCGTTACGAAGAGTTTGTGATCCTTTGGGGCGTGTTCTCTATGTGGACctaagttttaaagaaagaaggctCCAGGCTTTATAGTGGTTCCTTAGCTCCGTCGTCAGCTCCCCGAGAAAGCAGCAGGTAGAATAAGACACGGGGGAGGGCAGCCTTCTGAGTGTTATAGGCACGTGGGAACTTTCCTGTGCTTTTGTGTGAAGGGTGTTTTTCTACGTAGTGCGTATGTGTTACTTGTAAAATCCTAGGGGAATCACCTTTATTTCTGAAAACACTGATTCTTGCGGGTTCCCATCCTCCCCGGGGACTTAGGGAGAGGCTGGGTACAGTGGCCCTATGTCACTGTCTCCCGTGGGGACCACCAGCCGCTGCGTCGTGACTGCCTCAGGGCTCACAGCTCTTTGAGGGAAGACGAAGAGGACGCAAGATTCTCTTCCCCACCTGGGCACGGTGGTGGGGCCTCACTGGGCCCTCGGGGTGTCCCCCACTTGCCTGGGACTGCTCTCGGGTCCCCAGGACACGGGAAGAAGACAGGTGGCCATTCGTGGATGCATTCGGTCAGGAAGAATTGGGACTTCCACGCCAGCACCGTGGGGGGCCCTGGCAAGAAGCGGGTTCCTGCCCTCGAGGAGCCCTGCGAGCCGACCATGAGGCGGGGCAGCCCCATCCCATCATGGTTGAGGAACCTGCTGCTCAGAGAGcttgtcccccacccctgctcccccagGGGGGCACAGCCAGGCCACGGCAGGTTCTGGCCCATCCGCTTGCTCATCTCCCTGTCTGCCCTCTAGGCCTTAAAGAAGGACGACGGTGTGCCCTGGACCGGGATGCTGGCCATCGTGCACTCCTATGTCACCCACAAGACGGGTAAGACTGCCTCGGGGAGTGGAGAAGGGCACCGCCTCCCTTCTCTCCAACCCCAGCCCCATCCTCTGGACTCACTCTGGGTCCATCCGAAGCTGTTCTGAGCCGGAGCTCCGCAAAGAGGGCCCCCGGGACTGATCCTGAGTGCTGGGCAGTTCCCATGGGGGGAATGGCCCTCCCAGCCGCTGTGTGTGCAGCCGGGGCCCCTGGCTTCTGCAGGAGGATATGGCAGAATGGCCTGGAGGTGCAGACCTTGGGTTCTTACTGCTCTTCCCGCTCACCCGTGGCCCAGCCTTTTTGCTCACCCGGCTTGTGTCCTCACCTGGCCTTCTCTTCGCCAGtcaaggaagaagagaagcagaagcTGCTGCAGAGAGGCAGCGAGCTGCAGAGCGAGCACCAGCAGCTGGAGGAGCGGGACCGGCGCCTGGCCTCAGCCGTGAAGGTTCGCTgggtgtggggggcaggaggCCGGGGGACCTTAGAGCCCCGAGATTTAAGTCCAGAGCCTCACTGTTCTGTTCTTGAGGCCCCGGGAGAAGACAGGCTCCCCAGCATCATCAGCAAGCCAGGAGGTAGACAGTGCGGCTCTGTgacctgctcagcagagagctgccAAACTGAGGCCGCCCAGCTCCGCTCCCACCTAGCTCTTCGTCTGGGGCCAGGCCCcgtctctgaacctcagtttcttcttgcGTAAAGTGAACATGACTTCCCTGCTGTGGTGTGGCGGTCACCAAGACAGTGGTGagggtggtgatgatggtgatcaCGGTGATCATggctgatgatggtgatggtgatgatggtgatgatgatgatgatggtgatgatgatgatgatggtgacggtggTGGTGATAGTGATGTCAGTGACGATAGCGGTGATGGCCGTGGTGCTTGTGATAACGGTGGGGGTGGTTGGTGGTGATGGTAACAataatgatggtggtgatggcgaTGTGACGGTAGTGATGGTGACGGTCATGATAGTGTTcaggtggtgatgatgatggtgatgatggtgatgatggtgatggtgatgatggtgatgatggtgatgatgatgatgatggtgatggtgatgatggtgatggtgatgatggtgatgatggtgatgatgatggtgatggtgatgatgatgatgatgatgatgatggtgatgatgatggtgatgatgatgatgatggtgatggtgatgatggtgatggtgatgatgatggtgatggtgatgatggtgatgatggtgatgatggtgatggtgatgatgatgatgatgatgatgatggtgatgatgatggtgatgatgatgatgatggtgatggtgatgatgatgatggtgatgatgttggtggtggtggtgatgatgatgccaAGGGCAATGCCAGGTCCTCGTCTCACTTAATCTGAATAACCCAAGGGGAGGCCCCGTGGTTATTCCTGTCTCAGAGTCTGGGTGCAGTCTCAGGGAGTAGAAGTGATTTCCCTGAGGAGCAAGTAGCTTACACTCCAGCTTGGGCCCCGTCCCGACTGCTGTCTGTGCTGCCCTGAAACGTACAAAGCCCACCGAAGGACGAGAGCCCGGCAGGCAGCAGACAGAGCAGAGAGCGGGCCGGCCGGCCGCACATCTCCTGCCGCTGCTGTGTTGAGCCAGAAGTGGCTCCCGGCTTCCCCGGCAGGAGGAGAAATGACCCGGTCAGCGAGGTAGCATCACAGTCAGGAGGAAGAAGGTTCCACGCTCCCACCCAGGCACAGCATTTCTAGCCCTGAACTCTGAAACAGACTTCTCCTGGGTGTCTGGCTGCAATTCCATTCCTCACGGCTGCTGGTTTGTGGAAGGCCCTCGGGCTGGTTTCTTTCAGGCCTCTGGCCGCAAGAAGGGAGGAACCGTGGGAGGGGGGCTGAGAGCATGGCAGCCCCAGGCAGCCTGCAGGGTGGGATTCTGAGacgctgccccccaccccctctctctccccgacAGAAATGCCTAGAGCTTCAGACGAGCCTGCTGGCCCAGCAGAGGGGCACCCAGTTGTCCTTGGACCGCCTGCGGGCCCTCCTGAGACTGATACAGGGCGGGCAGAGGCTGCAGGTCACCATGGCAACCACCAGCCCCGCCCCGCTGCTGGCCGGGCCCTGGACCAAGCCCCCAGCCCCGACCGTGCACTCTGCCCTCCAGCAGCCCCAGGGGCACAACTGACCCCGCGGACCGGCTTCACACCCACGGAAGGTTCTTGGGACCCCGCTCAGCAGACCTGAGGTTTCTGTCCGCCTTAATTCATAAACACTATGaatttcagatgaaaataaaacccgaccgagagagagagagagagagagagagagagagaaaagaagggaggagcCGGGTGGAAGTCCCAGAGCTGGGACCGGTGGGGATGGAGCCCTCCTGTCCGCGTTCGGACGGGACACCAAGGAAGCCAGGTGGGCGCGGACGGCCGGGGTCGCACTCAGCCCCCGGCTGTTGGGCTGCCCAGGCCTTTGGCTTCCAGGCACAGGCATCTCCTTGGCCTGGGGCTGCCCCcggggagagagaagggcagaggtcGGGAGGGGAGCCAGGAACCCGAAGACCTAGCTAAGTAGTAGCAGTAGTTGGGGCGAGCAGTGGGTAGCGAATCTA
This DNA window, taken from Meles meles chromosome 7, mMelMel3.1 paternal haplotype, whole genome shotgun sequence, encodes the following:
- the PHF21B gene encoding PHD finger protein 21B isoform X2 — encoded protein: MRRQPQNGDLKKQLHERQPRIAALSDKQALGAITAVPVTGPQVSSLQRLAGQGAAVLPQVRPKTLIPDSLPVTPGRDRPPKQPPTFQKATVVSIKNPSPALPTANNTVSHGPAPGSQPQALAEPAAVASPLSSAGVAYAIISTAPSNAAAIGPSTAVSVVSDSVKVQPLLISADKKVIIIQPQVQTQPESTAESRPPTEEPSQGAQATKKKKEDRPPSQENPEKIAFMVALGLVTTEHLEEIQNKRQERKRRSTANPAYSGLLETERKRLASNYLNTPLFLTARANEDPCWKSEIAHDEHCAACKRGADLQPCGTCPGAYHLSCLDPPLKTAPKGVWRCPKCQQKALKKDDGVPWTGMLAIVHSYVTHKTVKEEEKQKLLQRGSELQSEHQQLEERDRRLASAVKKCLELQTSLLAQQRGTQLSLDRLRALLRLIQGGQRLQVTMATTSPAPLLAGPWTKPPAPTVHSALQQPQGHN
- the PHF21B gene encoding PHD finger protein 21B isoform X1, translated to MELQSRPEALAVELARHQNGDLKKQLHERQPRIAALSDKQALGAITAVPVTGPQVSSLQRLAGQGAAVLPQVRPKTLIPDSLPVTPGRDRPPKQPPTFQKATVVSIKNPSPALPTANNTVSHGPAPGSQPQALAEPAAVASPLSSAGVAYAIISTAPSNAAAIGPSTAVSVVSDSVKVQPLLISADKKVIIIQPQVQTQPESTAESRPPTEEPSQGAQATKKKKEDRPPSQENPEKIAFMVALGLVTTEHLEEIQNKRQERKRRSTANPAYSGLLETERKRLASNYLNTPLFLTARANEDPCWKSEIAHDEHCAACKRGADLQPCGTCPGAYHLSCLDPPLKTAPKGVWRCPKCQQKALKKDDGVPWTGMLAIVHSYVTHKTVKEEEKQKLLQRGSELQSEHQQLEERDRRLASAVKKCLELQTSLLAQQRGTQLSLDRLRALLRLIQGGQRLQVTMATTSPAPLLAGPWTKPPAPTVHSALQQPQGHN